Proteins from one Bartonella sp. HY328 genomic window:
- a CDS encoding integration host factor subunit beta — MKRRSIVIKSELVQIIASRNPHLFQRDVENIVSTVFNEISDALAEGNRVELRGFGAFSVKNRPSRVGRNPRTGDAVEVEEKWVPFFKTGKELRDRLNSEDE; from the coding sequence CTGAAACGGAGATCAATTGTGATAAAATCGGAACTCGTGCAAATCATTGCCAGCCGTAACCCGCATCTTTTCCAGCGCGATGTTGAAAACATTGTCAGTACAGTTTTTAACGAAATTTCCGATGCATTGGCTGAAGGAAACCGCGTTGAACTAAGAGGTTTTGGTGCTTTTTCCGTTAAGAACCGCCCGTCTCGCGTCGGCCGCAATCCACGCACTGGCGATGCCGTAGAAGTTGAAGAGAAATGGGTACCATTTTTTAAAACTGGTAAAGAATTACGTGACCGTTTGAATAGCGAAGACGAATGA
- a CDS encoding LptA/OstA family protein gives MLNICTRHHMGRLALIVGCLFTLAPAAIAQQANFGLNLSGGKEPIKIDADNLEMRDKEGVAVFSGNVTVIQGDRLLKAGKMIVYYAKPDGTKPQAAASGGLGSSGIEKMEVSNNVYIKQGTQIATGEQGAFNGKTNVMILTGSNVVLTDGDSVATGCKLTAHMDSGKAFLESCSNPQKKGRVSVIMNKSE, from the coding sequence ATGCTAAATATTTGCACTCGTCATCACATGGGCCGCTTGGCTTTAATTGTGGGATGCTTATTTACACTTGCGCCTGCTGCGATAGCGCAGCAGGCCAATTTTGGTCTCAATCTTTCTGGCGGTAAAGAGCCTATAAAGATTGATGCTGACAACCTTGAAATGCGCGATAAGGAAGGCGTTGCCGTATTTTCTGGCAATGTTACGGTTATCCAAGGTGACCGTTTGCTTAAAGCTGGTAAAATGATTGTCTATTATGCAAAGCCCGATGGTACAAAACCACAAGCAGCCGCAAGCGGTGGCCTTGGCTCAAGCGGCATTGAAAAAATGGAAGTTTCAAACAATGTCTATATAAAGCAAGGAACCCAGATTGCGACCGGTGAGCAAGGGGCGTTTAATGGCAAAACCAATGTTATGATTTTAACGGGTAGCAATGTTGTTTTAACCGATGGTGACAGTGTTGCGACTGGTTGTAAACTCACCGCCCATATGGATAGTGGCAAAGCTTTTCTTGAAAGTTGCTCAAACCCTCAAAAAAAGGGCCGCGTTTCTGTTATCATGAACAAATCAGAATAA
- a CDS encoding TrmH family RNA methyltransferase translates to MMNNSRPRTGQVKEITSLANPIIKDLKALSLKKFRDREGIFIAEGLKLVIDALEQGWQIRTLVFAKSGLGNAAIEKVAARTVASGGLVIEANDKVITSITRRENPQTVIGVFEQKWQPLDQLKAGRDDLYIALDRVRDPGNLGTIIRTADAVGARGIVLIGDTTDAYSLETVRATMGSIFSVPLYRAKEAEFLNWRKSFNGDIIGTHLKGSVDYRTISYKKGPIMLMMGNEQQGLPDSLAQSCDKLARIPQAGRADSLNLAVATAVMLYEMRRNVLVLDERVA, encoded by the coding sequence ATGATGAATAATTCAAGACCAAGAACCGGACAAGTAAAAGAAATCACCAGCCTTGCAAATCCAATTATCAAGGATTTAAAAGCACTTTCTTTGAAAAAATTCCGCGACCGCGAAGGTATTTTCATAGCGGAAGGCTTGAAACTGGTTATTGATGCACTTGAACAAGGCTGGCAAATCCGCACATTGGTATTTGCAAAATCGGGCCTTGGTAATGCAGCAATAGAAAAAGTGGCGGCACGTACCGTTGCAAGCGGCGGTCTTGTTATTGAAGCAAATGACAAGGTTATAACATCAATTACGCGACGCGAAAATCCGCAAACGGTTATTGGTGTTTTTGAACAAAAATGGCAGCCATTAGATCAGTTGAAAGCTGGTCGTGATGATCTTTATATCGCTCTTGACCGTGTCCGCGATCCTGGCAATCTTGGTACTATTATTCGTACTGCCGATGCGGTGGGCGCACGCGGTATTGTCTTAATTGGTGATACAACCGATGCTTATTCTTTGGAAACCGTACGTGCAACTATGGGATCAATTTTCTCCGTACCGCTTTATCGCGCCAAAGAAGCAGAATTTCTTAATTGGCGCAAAAGCTTTAATGGCGACATTATCGGCACCCATTTAAAAGGCTCGGTGGATTATCGCACTATTTCCTATAAAAAGGGGCCAATCATGTTAATGATGGGCAATGAACAACAGGGATTGCCCGACAGCCTCGCCCAAAGCTGCGATAAGCTTGCACGTATCCCACAAGCAGGGAGAGCAGATTCGTTAAATCTTGCGGTGGCAACAGCGGTGATGCTTTATGAAATGCGCCGTAATGTTTTGGTATTGGATGAGCGTGTAGCATGA
- a CDS encoding class I SAM-dependent methyltransferase gives MAKQKVAKDKPKDKSWDKQRSSQANSSAKARSFQDGQQKPRDRRDQASFSADNKNQSHSAKLRRTENPVESSDNGATSALPFDKATIFNALSSIEIAKVEGERPLGSAPLILETLADNDYALLDSGNGLKLERYGPYKIIRPEGQALWQPSLDIKEWEQADAIFTGNTDEEGLGRWNFPKTPLGETWPMAWNGMPFLGRFTSFRHVGVFPEQDAHWRFMEQQIIDAKRPVKVLNLFGYTGVASLIAARAGAEVTHVDASKKAIGWARENQEIAGLNDKPIRWICEDAMKFVEREARRGKTYDIILLDPPAYGRGPHGEVWQLFDHLPQMVAGCRDILSDKPLAVVLTAYSIRASFYAIHELMRDRFRGLKGEVQSGELILREEQAKRALSTSLFSRWIA, from the coding sequence ATGGCAAAGCAAAAAGTGGCAAAAGATAAGCCAAAAGACAAATCTTGGGACAAGCAACGCTCTTCGCAGGCCAATTCATCTGCGAAAGCAAGGTCTTTTCAAGATGGCCAACAAAAGCCGCGCGATAGACGCGATCAAGCCAGTTTTAGCGCAGATAATAAAAACCAATCACATAGCGCCAAGTTGAGACGCACAGAAAATCCAGTAGAGAGTAGCGATAATGGAGCTACTTCTGCGCTGCCTTTTGATAAGGCAACAATATTTAATGCCTTATCGAGCATAGAGATCGCCAAGGTGGAAGGCGAGCGTCCATTGGGAAGTGCACCGCTTATTCTTGAAACCCTTGCCGACAATGATTATGCATTGCTAGATAGTGGCAATGGTTTAAAGCTTGAGCGTTATGGTCCTTATAAGATTATCCGTCCCGAAGGCCAAGCCCTTTGGCAGCCAAGCCTTGATATCAAAGAATGGGAACAAGCTGACGCTATTTTTACTGGCAATACCGATGAAGAAGGTTTGGGGCGGTGGAATTTTCCCAAAACCCCACTTGGTGAAACATGGCCAATGGCTTGGAATGGCATGCCATTTTTAGGCCGCTTCACGTCATTTCGCCATGTTGGTGTTTTTCCTGAACAAGATGCTCATTGGCGCTTTATGGAACAGCAGATTATTGATGCTAAACGTCCAGTAAAAGTGCTTAATCTTTTTGGCTATACGGGTGTCGCCTCATTAATTGCGGCACGCGCCGGTGCCGAGGTCACCCATGTTGATGCGTCGAAAAAAGCCATTGGTTGGGCACGCGAAAATCAAGAAATTGCCGGTCTTAATGACAAGCCAATCCGTTGGATTTGTGAAGATGCGATGAAATTCGTCGAGCGTGAAGCAAGGCGCGGCAAGACCTATGATATTATATTGCTCGATCCACCAGCCTATGGACGTGGCCCGCATGGCGAGGTTTGGCAATTATTCGACCATTTACCGCAAATGGTTGCTGGTTGTCGCGATATTTTATCGGATAAGCCTTTGGCTGTCGTACTTACTGCCTATTCCATCCGCGCTTCGTTTTATGCGATTCATGAATTAATGCGTGACCGCTTTCGCGGCCTAAAAGGCGAAGTTCAATCAGGCGAGCTTATTTTACGCGAAGAACAAGCAAAACGCGCCCTATCAACCTCATTATTTAGCCGTTGGATTGCATGA
- a CDS encoding LapA family protein, producing MTLKRIIAAIILIPLAIIVVAFMVANRAAATLALNPFDSTTWHFTLPFFIWLFLFLIIGMVIGGVAVWFEQHKYRKALHDCQSELAAEKAKNRNHDLDIAAKS from the coding sequence ATGACTTTAAAACGTATCATAGCAGCAATCATCTTAATTCCATTGGCCATTATTGTTGTGGCCTTTATGGTTGCTAATCGCGCTGCGGCCACATTGGCACTTAATCCATTTGATAGCACCACGTGGCATTTTACTTTGCCGTTTTTTATCTGGCTATTTTTGTTTTTAATTATAGGTATGGTTATTGGTGGGGTTGCAGTGTGGTTTGAGCAACATAAATACCGCAAAGCCTTGCATGATTGCCAAAGTGAATTAGCAGCAGAAAAAGCAAAAAATCGCAACCATGATCTTGATATTGCTGCCAAATCATAA
- the lspA gene encoding signal peptidase II — translation MKKSALWGGIIFVAILVALDQVIKHLVITHMELYQAIDVLPFLKLFYTQNTGIAFSMLASFHDWGLIALTIVVIIFVMMLWLKGDKNKQLANIGYLMVLGGAFGNLIDRVRFHYVVDYILVYAYGWSFAVFNAADAFITIGAVLIIINELFGSKLAKKA, via the coding sequence ATGAAAAAATCAGCATTATGGGGTGGGATAATTTTTGTCGCCATTTTAGTCGCGCTTGATCAAGTGATAAAACATCTTGTCATCACCCATATGGAGCTTTATCAAGCTATTGATGTTTTGCCGTTTTTAAAGCTTTTTTACACGCAAAATACCGGTATTGCATTTTCAATGCTGGCATCTTTCCATGATTGGGGGCTTATTGCCTTAACGATCGTGGTTATTATTTTCGTTATGATGCTATGGCTCAAGGGCGATAAGAATAAACAGCTTGCCAATATTGGTTATTTAATGGTCCTCGGCGGTGCCTTTGGCAATCTAATCGACCGTGTGCGTTTTCATTATGTGGTAGATTATATTCTTGTTTATGCCTATGGCTGGTCTTTTGCAGTTTTTAACGCTGCAGATGCTTTTATCACCATTGGTGCTGTGCTGATTATTATCAATGAATTATTTGGTTCAAAACTGGCTAAAAAGGCTTAA
- the lptB gene encoding LPS export ABC transporter ATP-binding protein yields MQQIVEETIEIERDNQPNGQADENAVNRYKGTLIARNLSKAYRGRDVVSDVSFGVRAGEAVGILGPNGAGKTTCFYMVTGLVPADGGSIEIDGFDVTTMPMYRRARLGIGYLPQEASIFRGLSVENNIKAVLEVVEKDKKKRALQLDELLEEFKISHLRKSQAISLSGGERRRLEIARALASKPNFMLLDEPFAGIDPIAIADIQQLVRHLTRRGIGVLITDHNVRETLGLVDRAYIIHSGQVLTHGSPDEIVANADVRRLYLGNTFSL; encoded by the coding sequence ATGCAACAAATTGTTGAAGAAACAATCGAAATTGAGCGCGATAACCAACCAAATGGCCAAGCCGACGAAAATGCCGTTAATCGCTACAAAGGTACTCTTATTGCTCGGAATTTGAGCAAGGCCTATCGCGGACGCGACGTGGTCAGCGATGTTTCTTTTGGGGTGCGTGCTGGTGAAGCTGTTGGCATTTTAGGACCCAATGGTGCTGGTAAAACGACCTGTTTTTATATGGTAACCGGTCTTGTTCCAGCTGATGGTGGTTCAATAGAGATTGATGGCTTTGATGTCACCACCATGCCCATGTATCGTCGCGCTCGCCTAGGTATTGGATATTTGCCACAAGAAGCCTCCATTTTTCGCGGTTTAAGTGTTGAAAACAACATTAAAGCCGTTTTGGAAGTTGTCGAAAAAGACAAAAAAAAGCGGGCGCTGCAATTAGACGAATTACTTGAAGAATTTAAAATTTCGCATTTGCGTAAATCCCAAGCAATTTCTCTATCTGGTGGTGAAAGACGACGTCTTGAGATTGCGCGCGCTTTGGCCTCAAAGCCAAATTTTATGTTACTTGATGAACCGTTTGCTGGTATTGATCCGATTGCTATTGCTGATATCCAACAATTGGTTCGACACTTAACTCGTCGTGGAATTGGCGTTTTGATCACAGACCACAATGTGAGAGAAACATTGGGGCTAGTCGATCGCGCTTATATTATCCATTCAGGTCAGGTATTAACTCATGGCTCACCTGATGAAATTGTTGCCAATGCTGATGTGCGCCGCCTTTATCTTGGCAATACATTTTCTTTATAA